AGAATGTATCGGCTTCGTCAGAGAAGCCCTTGGCACTCGTCGCGGGAGCCTCGCGCGGGCTGGGTTTTCTCGTCGCCACCGCCCTCGCCGACGCCGGGCACCGCGTCGTCCTCGCATCTCGCTCCGCCGACGCCCTGGCGAAGGCCGCCGACACGCTTGTCTCCCACGGCCACGCGCGCAGTGCCGTCTCGACGATCGTCATGGACGTGAGTGATCGCGACGGGGTGGCTCGAGCCGTCGCCCAGGTCGAGCGCGAGCACGGCCCGATCGACGTCGCCATCCACGTCGCCGGTGTCATAGAGGTCGGCCCGGCCGAGAACACGACGCACGAGCACATCGAAGGCGCGATGAACATCATGGCGTGGGGGCCGATCAACCTCTCCGACGCCGTCATCCCCGGCATGCGCGAACGCGGGCGCGGGCGCTTCGGCGTCGTCACCTCCATCGGCGGCCTGCTGAGCGCACCGCACCTGCTCGCCTACTCGACGGCGAAGTTCGCGGCCGTCGGCTACACCGAGGGCCTCGCCGCGTCGCTCGCCCGCACGGGCGTGAGCGCCACCGTCATCGCCCCGGGGTTGATGCGCACCGGTTCGCACACGGCCGCACAGTTCTACGGCAACGCGCAGGCCGAATACGCGTGGTTTGCGCCCGCCGCGTCGCTGCCGTTCGTCAGCATGGACGCGACGAAGGCCGCGCGACGCATGGTCGACGGCGTCCTCGCCGGCAAGCCGTACGTCATCCTCACGCCCGCCGCGAAGCTCGGCGCACGCGTCCACGGCGTCATGCCGGGCGTGACGACGCGCGTCATGGGCCTCGTCGGGCGTGCGCTGCCCGGGCCCGTTCCCGGTGCGACGACGCCTGTCCCCGGATCGAAGCTCGCACCGAAGGCCGGACGATTCGTCAAGCTCCTCACGACGCTCGGTGATCGCGCGTCGCGCAGCAACCTCGAACCCGAGGGTTGAGCGGCCCCGGGTCGCGCCACCCGAAGATTTGAACCCAACCACCCGAGCATCCCAGACCCCCGACGAAAGGCACGCACCATGTCTGCTGGAACCCCGAAGTCCGACATCTCGCAGGAGCAGGTCGTCGAGATCATGCGTGGTGAGCGCTTCGTCATGCTCACCTCGATCGCAGTCGACGGGGCCCTGCACAGCCACCCGATGACGCCGCAGGAGGTGACGGACGACGCCGACGTGTGGTTCTTCGTCGGCCTCGGCACCGAGCAGGCGCAGGCGCTGCAGAGCAACCCGCAGGTCAACCTGTCGTTCGCGCACCTCGGTTCGTGGCTGTCCGTCGCGGGACGCGTCGAGTTCGTCGACGACCGCGCCAAGGTCGACGAGCTGTGGGGCGACGACGTCGCCGCGTGGTACGACGGCGGCAAGGACGACCCGGACCTCGGTCTCGTCCGCGTCGTCAGCGAGTCCGCGCAGTTCTGGGGCCAGCCCGGCGGCAAGGCCTCCGCGCTCGCGAGCATCGTCAAGGCGCGCGTCAGCGGCGAGCGTCCGAAGGGCCAGAGCGCCACGACCGAGCTGTGACGAACCCGGGAGCCGAACCGACGCGCGGCGGCTCCCGGCACCACGCTCCCCACCACCCCATCCCCACCACCTGATCGCCGCACGTCGCGGTGATCCTCTCGAGGAGAAACTGATGCGAGCACTCACCTGGCAGGGCCAGGGCAAGGTCTCGGTCGAGCAGGTCGCCGACCCGAGCATCCAGGAGCCCACCGACGCGATCGTGCGCGTCACCTCGACCGCGATCTGCGGTTCGGACATGCACCTCTACACCGTCCTCGCGCCGTTCCTGACGAAGGGCGACATCCTCGGCCACGAGTTCATGGGCATCGTCGAGGAGGTCGGTTCGGGCGTCACGAACCTCAAGCCCGGCGACCGCGTCGTCGTGCCGTTCAACATCTCCTGCGGCCACTGCTGGATGTGCAACCGAGGCTTGTTCGCGCAGTGCGAGACGACGCAGAACGTCGACCAGGGCACCGGCGCGAGCCTGTTCGGCTTCACGAGCCTGTATGGTGCGGTGCCCGGCGGCCAGGCGGACTACGTCCGCGTGCCGCACGCCGATTTCGGCCCCATCAAGGTGCCCGAGGCCGGCGAGGACGAGCGCTACCTCTACCTGTCCGACATCCTGCCGACCGCGTGGCAGGGCGTGCAATGGGCGAACGTGCGCCCCGGCGACACGCTCGCCGTCATGGGCGCCGGCCCCGTCGGTCAGCTCGCCGTCGCGAGCGCGCAGTACCTGGGGATCGAGGACGTCATCGTCGTCGACCGCGTGCCGGAGCGCCTCGAGCGCATGAAGGCCCGCGGCGCCCGCACGATCAACCTCGACGACCTCGACGGCTCGCAGGTCAGCGCCGTCGGCGACGCGGTGCGCGACCTGACGGGCGGGCGCGGTGCGGACGGCGTCGTCGACGCCGTCGGCATGGAGGCACACGGCAACCCGGTTGCCGCTGCGGGCCTGTCGGCCGTGAGCAAGCTGCCGTCGGCGATCTCGGAGCCGCTCGCGAAGAAGGCCGGCATCGACCGTCTCGCCGCGCTGCACGCCGCGATCGACAGCGTCCGCCGCAGCGGCACCGTCTCCGTCTCCGGTGTCTACGGCGGCGCGCTCGACCCGATGCCGATGATGCAGATGTTCGACAAGGGCATCGCGATGCGCATGGGCCAGTGCCACGTCAAGCAGTGGACCGATGAGCTGCGCGACGTGCTCGTCGACGCCGACCCGTTCGGCGTCGAGCAGCTCGCGACGCACCGCGTCGGGCTCGACGAGGCGGCGACGATGTACGACGTGTTCCAGAAGAAGCAGGACGGTTGCCAGAAGGTAGTCCTCAAGCCCTGACGCGCTGACGGCCTGGGATCGGGTCGGCGTCCACCGAGACGCTGGGCCACCCGGCCGCCCGGCCACCACAGGATGGCGGGTAACTCACGGGTGGGCGCGCGGTTAGGCGCCGACCTGTGAGTTACCCGCCATCGTGCGTTCTACGTCCAGGCGGCGCCGCCCGGAATGGTGCGCGGAATAGTGCGGGCGCGACGGGCGCTGCAGTGAGCATGACGCCCGAGCAGTACGCCGCGAACATCGCCCGCGCCCTCGACGTGCAGGATCAGTCGGTGCGGTTGCAGGCCGCGATGGCGGCGGGCACACATCCGCATCCCGACCTGCTGGAGACGCTCGTGCGTCGCTGCGGCGTCGAGCCCGACTTCTTCGTCCGCGAGACCCTCGCCTGGGCGCTGACGCGCCTGCCGGCTGACGACGTCCTGCCGCGCGTTCAGCACGAGCTGGCGTCGAAGAACATCCAGGCGCGCACGCAGGCGTTGCACGTGCTGTCGAAGGTCGGCGACGAGCGCGCATGGCCCTGGATCACGCCCGAGTTCCTGCACGACGCCGACGACGATCTCGCCCGCACCGCCTGGCGCGCGGCCGCCGCACTGGCCCCGGAGAGTCAACATGGCTCTCTCGCTGACGAATTGGTCAAGGAGTTCGGCCGTGGTGACGCCGGCACGCAGATGGCGTTGAGCGTCGCATTGCTCGGTCTCGGCGACGCCGCCGTCCCAGCGGTCAGGTCGGCAATCCGGAGCCAAGACGCGGCCGTCACCGAACATGCTCGCGCGACCGACCTGCTGCGCACCCGCCCCGAGCTCGCGTTCGACGGCGCCGTCGAGGAAGCCAAGCGCATCGTTGCCCTCGGCGGGCCTGGGGCCTGAGCGGCACGGGGCCGGGCGCCACCGGCCCGGACGCGACGGGTTGGTGGCGACGTTGCCTGAGCCCATGAACAACCACCAGATCGACGTCACCGCCGCCCCGAGCGGCATGGGCTGCGTCGAGTGCGAGGCGAGCGGCGGTTGGTGGGGGCACTTGCGTCGCTGCGCGCTGTGCGGGCATGGCGGCTGCTGCGACTCGCGCACGACGCCTCGACGGGCCACGCGTTGACGGGCCACCGCGTCGTCCAGAGCTTCAAGCCGGGCGAGACGTGGTTCTACGACTACGAAACCCGTGAGATGGGTGACGGCCCGCAGCTTGCGCCGCCGACCCCGGCCGGCACGTCGGGTCTCGGCCTTGTCGAGTGCGGCGACGTCGTCGGTTCGGTGCGCTACGCCAAGCAGCGCTGGCCGGAGATGACGCTCGGACTTGGAGTCGCTGCATGGGCGGCAACTCGACGATCACCGCGATGGACCCTTACCCCGAAGAGTTCCCCGACATCAAGGCACTCGGCGTGCTCAACGTCATCAGCGGCCGCACCTTCATCGAGAAAGGCGCCGAGCTCGCGAAGATGGACCCGGCCGAGCGTCTCGACGTCCGCATCCGTGAGCTGACCGGTTTCCGCCTCGACGAGGAGATGCCGCGCCCGCACGCGCACGCCGTGACGGTGCCGACGTTCATGGCGCAGCTGAAGCGCGACTTCCTCATCCACGCCGAGCAGGACGGGCAGGAGATCTTCGACGCCCTCGGCGCCGACGACAAGGAACTGTTCTGGATCGAGGACTCGAACCAGCGCTTCCACGCCTACAACTACTTCGGCGACCACCCGGAGGAGCTCATCGCGTGGTTCGACGCGCACATGAAGTGACTCGCTGACACATGACTCGCTGACGGCGGGGTGTCCGACGACGGGCGCCCCGCCGCGCGCGTCATGCGGGGCGAGTCACTCGTCACGCGTCACTCGGGGCGAGGGACGACGATCATCGGCACCGGCAGGTGCGCGAGCAACCGGGTGGCCGTCGTGCCGAGGAACGTCTGACGCCTCTGCGCCAGGCGCGACGAGCCCACCATGAGGGCGCTGCGGGGCGCCCAATCGATGCGGCTAATGGCCTTCTTCAGTGTGCGGCCCTCACCGACGTCGACGCGCACGTCGAGATCAGCCCCCGCGAGCCCGCCACCCGCGTCACCAGGACGAGAACCAGAGCCCAGCCCCGCGCGCAGCTCGTCGAGAAGCGTGCGGGCGGCGTCAGCCTCGTCCTTCGCCGCGCCGCGGCTGCGACCGTCGCGATCGACGAGCGAGATGAGCCGCATCGGCAACCCGACCCTGGACGCGCCGGCGACGGCCTCGTCGATGACGAGTTGCGCGCCTGGGCGGGTTCCGACGGCGACGACGAGTTCGTCGAGCGGGCCCCGTTCCGCGCGGCGGTAGCGTCGCGGCGCCATCGCGACCGGCACGCTCGAGGCGTGCAGCAGCGCACCCGCGACGGGGTTCGCGACGAACCGGTTGCCCGGGCCCGCGCCGGCGCCGATGACGAGCAACGCCGCGCCCAGCTCGTCGACGGCGTCGAGGATGCCGCGCGTCACCGACGTCGAGCGGCGCACGTGAACCTGCGCGTCCACGCCATCGGGCACCGCCGCGAGAGCTGCGGTCAGCTTGGTGCGTGCCTGGTCCTCGACGCGATCACGGAAGGCCCGTTCACCCGGATGCTGGACGCCGAAGGCGCTCTCCTCGTGCAGCACGTACACGACGTCGAGGCTCGCACCGAACGTCCGTGCGAGGTCGACGCCGAGCGCGAGCGCATCGCCGGATCGGGCGTCGCCGCCCCACGCGACGAGGTAGCGGATCATCACGAACCGTCACCCTCGAGGATCTGGCGGGCGACGCGCTCCCCCATCCGGACGGCGCCGTCGACGTGCTGGTAGCCCTCCGCGGCGATGTCGGAGCACGCGAAACGCATCGGCCCGACGGCGTCGTGCTGGTAGGGGCCCCAGCGGTGCAGGCCGCCGAGGTCGTAGCTCGCGGCGTAGGCCCCGCGCGTCCATTCCTCGGAGCCGAAGTCGGATTCGTAGTAGACGACCGGCTCGAGCGCCTCGTCGCCGAGGTAGTTCGCGAGCGAGCGCAGGATGCGTTCCTTGCGCTCCTGCGCGCTGAGGCGGAACACCTCGTCGGCCTTCTCGTCGGAGACGAACCCGACGAGGGTGCCGCGCTCGTCACCGTGGTTGGTGTTGTCGTACACCTCCTGGTTCAGTTCCTCGGCGCCGAACCCGGTGCCCGACAGGCCTTTCTCGCGCCAGAACGGCGTCTCGTACACGGCGTGCACCTTGATGACGAGACCCAACGACTGGTGCTGGTGCATCTGGTGCTGCAGGCGCGGCATCGGCGGTTCATAGCTGATGCGCGAGTACAGGTTCGGCGGTACGGCGAGGATGACGTCCTTCGCCTCGACGACGAGACCGTCACTGATGACGCCCGCGCCCGCCGCCGCGTCGTCCGCGTTCCAGCGGATGGTGCGCACCGGCTGGCCGAGCTTGA
This region of Dermacoccus nishinomiyaensis genomic DNA includes:
- a CDS encoding HEAT repeat domain-containing protein is translated as MTPEQYAANIARALDVQDQSVRLQAAMAAGTHPHPDLLETLVRRCGVEPDFFVRETLAWALTRLPADDVLPRVQHELASKNIQARTQALHVLSKVGDERAWPWITPEFLHDADDDLARTAWRAAAALAPESQHGSLADELVKEFGRGDAGTQMALSVALLGLGDAAVPAVRSAIRSQDAAVTEHARATDLLRTRPELAFDGAVEEAKRIVALGGPGA
- a CDS encoding alpha/beta hydrolase family protein, encoding MGGNSTITAMDPYPEEFPDIKALGVLNVISGRTFIEKGAELAKMDPAERLDVRIRELTGFRLDEEMPRPHAHAVTVPTFMAQLKRDFLIHAEQDGQEIFDALGADDKELFWIEDSNQRFHAYNYFGDHPEELIAWFDAHMK
- a CDS encoding universal stress protein, with amino-acid sequence MIRYLVAWGGDARSGDALALGVDLARTFGASLDVVYVLHEESAFGVQHPGERAFRDRVEDQARTKLTAALAAVPDGVDAQVHVRRSTSVTRGILDAVDELGAALLVIGAGAGPGNRFVANPVAGALLHASSVPVAMAPRRYRRAERGPLDELVVAVGTRPGAQLVIDEAVAGASRVGLPMRLISLVDRDGRSRGAAKDEADAARTLLDELRAGLGSGSRPGDAGGGLAGADLDVRVDVGEGRTLKKAISRIDWAPRSALMVGSSRLAQRRQTFLGTTATRLLAHLPVPMIVVPRPE
- a CDS encoding zinc-dependent alcohol dehydrogenase; this encodes MRALTWQGQGKVSVEQVADPSIQEPTDAIVRVTSTAICGSDMHLYTVLAPFLTKGDILGHEFMGIVEEVGSGVTNLKPGDRVVVPFNISCGHCWMCNRGLFAQCETTQNVDQGTGASLFGFTSLYGAVPGGQADYVRVPHADFGPIKVPEAGEDERYLYLSDILPTAWQGVQWANVRPGDTLAVMGAGPVGQLAVASAQYLGIEDVIVVDRVPERLERMKARGARTINLDDLDGSQVSAVGDAVRDLTGGRGADGVVDAVGMEAHGNPVAAAGLSAVSKLPSAISEPLAKKAGIDRLAALHAAIDSVRRSGTVSVSGVYGGALDPMPMMQMFDKGIAMRMGQCHVKQWTDELRDVLVDADPFGVEQLATHRVGLDEAATMYDVFQKKQDGCQKVVLKP
- a CDS encoding pyridoxamine 5'-phosphate oxidase family protein, encoding MSAGTPKSDISQEQVVEIMRGERFVMLTSIAVDGALHSHPMTPQEVTDDADVWFFVGLGTEQAQALQSNPQVNLSFAHLGSWLSVAGRVEFVDDRAKVDELWGDDVAAWYDGGKDDPDLGLVRVVSESAQFWGQPGGKASALASIVKARVSGERPKGQSATTEL
- a CDS encoding SDR family NAD(P)-dependent oxidoreductase, with protein sequence METSRSQSDHPVSSPNQNVSASSEKPLALVAGASRGLGFLVATALADAGHRVVLASRSADALAKAADTLVSHGHARSAVSTIVMDVSDRDGVARAVAQVEREHGPIDVAIHVAGVIEVGPAENTTHEHIEGAMNIMAWGPINLSDAVIPGMRERGRGRFGVVTSIGGLLSAPHLLAYSTAKFAAVGYTEGLAASLARTGVSATVIAPGLMRTGSHTAAQFYGNAQAEYAWFAPAASLPFVSMDATKAARRMVDGVLAGKPYVILTPAAKLGARVHGVMPGVTTRVMGLVGRALPGPVPGATTPVPGSKLAPKAGRFVKLLTTLGDRASRSNLEPEG
- a CDS encoding ubiquitin carboxyl-terminal hydrolase family protein, producing MNNHQIDVTAAPSGMGCVECEASGGWWGHLRRCALCGHGGCCDSRTTPRRATR